One window from the genome of Synechococcus sp. PROS-7-1 encodes:
- a CDS encoding DUF1651 domain-containing protein: protein MWMSKPDQRQKPRISGAQGWLMNRQEGLVVRFQQAMPTSHAEWVWVETGRLIAPGQATPEHRRRLLRVNAIKAFETMRLTGWERTIAHW, encoded by the coding sequence ATGTGGATGTCCAAACCCGATCAACGCCAGAAACCTCGGATCTCCGGCGCTCAGGGCTGGTTGATGAACCGGCAGGAAGGCCTTGTTGTGCGCTTTCAACAAGCCATGCCCACGTCCCATGCAGAGTGGGTTTGGGTGGAAACGGGGCGGTTGATTGCTCCTGGCCAGGCCACGCCTGAACATCGCAGACGCTTGTTGCGCGTCAACGCCATCAAAGCGTTCGAAACGATGCGCCTGACGGGTTGGGAGCGCACCATCGCCCATTGGTAA
- a CDS encoding DUF924 family protein, protein MVLTEPARDSDAILRFWFEDCRPWQWFRRDPSFDQRIGERFGALCLSAQTGDLIAWEQEACSALALVLLLDQFSRHVWRGQAQAFAGDARAVNLSREALRQSWIQNEPERARRQFWLMPLLHSEDIATVESAIPLLERWADPATAAIAQRNLKVLLEEGRYPWRDQ, encoded by the coding sequence GTGGTTCTGACTGAACCGGCCAGAGACTCCGACGCGATTCTCCGATTCTGGTTTGAAGACTGTCGCCCTTGGCAGTGGTTCAGGCGCGATCCAAGCTTCGATCAACGCATCGGGGAACGCTTCGGTGCTCTTTGCCTGTCGGCGCAAACCGGCGATCTCATCGCCTGGGAGCAAGAGGCTTGTTCCGCACTCGCGCTGGTTCTGCTGCTGGATCAGTTCAGCCGTCATGTTTGGCGCGGACAGGCCCAAGCCTTTGCTGGGGATGCACGCGCCGTGAACCTCAGCCGCGAAGCACTGCGGCAGAGCTGGATTCAGAACGAACCGGAACGCGCCAGGCGGCAGTTCTGGTTGATGCCACTTCTGCACAGCGAGGACATCGCCACCGTTGAGAGTGCGATCCCCCTTCTCGAACGCTGGGCAGACCCTGCCACGGCAGCCATCGCCCAGCGCAATCTCAAAGTTCTGCTTGAGGAGGGACGGTATCCCTGGCGCGATCAATGA
- a CDS encoding Na(+)/H(+) antiporter subunit B: MIWLYVLAAIALFAAPLTGPLPQVGGMGGLISGLAAEGEVPNLVSGVILHIRLFDTVGEVVVFTLASIGVRMLLRDEPLRTRIRSLSDIPSRVVCEQVATLAALVAVELALRGHLSPGGGFAAGVAGGTAIGLVLISGGSERSRRLHERWNADLWEKAAVMGFVVLSFLALEGLSPGAGEFGSLLSGGWIPLLNLLVALKVTLGSWAMIQRFVQHRGLL; the protein is encoded by the coding sequence ATGATCTGGCTCTATGTGCTCGCTGCGATCGCGCTTTTCGCAGCACCGCTCACAGGACCGTTGCCTCAGGTGGGTGGCATGGGTGGACTGATCAGCGGGCTGGCCGCTGAAGGAGAGGTACCCAATCTCGTGTCGGGGGTGATTCTGCACATCCGCTTGTTCGACACCGTCGGCGAAGTGGTGGTGTTCACCTTGGCCTCCATCGGTGTGCGCATGCTGCTGCGTGACGAACCCCTGCGGACACGGATCCGAAGCCTGAGCGACATTCCCTCGCGGGTGGTGTGCGAACAAGTGGCAACGCTGGCAGCTCTGGTGGCGGTGGAGCTGGCACTGCGAGGCCACCTGAGCCCGGGCGGGGGATTCGCGGCAGGAGTTGCCGGCGGCACCGCCATTGGCCTGGTGCTGATCAGCGGCGGAAGTGAACGCAGTCGCCGGCTCCACGAACGCTGGAATGCGGATCTTTGGGAAAAAGCGGCAGTGATGGGATTCGTGGTTTTGTCCTTCCTGGCCCTCGAAGGGCTGTCGCCAGGGGCCGGTGAGTTCGGAAGTCTGCTGAGCGGAGGCTGGATTCCGCTACTGAATCTGCTGGTGGCCCTCAAGGTGACCCTGGGCTCCTGGGCGATGATCCAGCGCTTCGTGCAACACCGCGGCCTGCTTTAA
- a CDS encoding hydrogenase subunit MbhD domain-containing protein: MLPDFDLSLLSLQGSLGLLLPITALLPLVSVLMVCQDNPYQALMLRGVFGSVATLLYVLLGAPDVALTEAMVGTLLSTTLYVIALRSSMTLRLEDRRSSAMGGATEGAIEGSIDAEAEVLSHWIQPLHLRLRLVRQGSAPHGWLEDQGRLTIVQPSLKQRLQSSPGYEHWRKNGGVLIPAEEPTP, from the coding sequence ATGCTTCCTGATTTCGATCTCTCACTGTTGAGTCTTCAAGGCTCCCTCGGGCTGCTGCTGCCGATCACCGCGTTGCTTCCGCTGGTATCGGTGCTGATGGTCTGCCAGGACAACCCCTACCAGGCCCTGATGCTGCGCGGCGTCTTCGGTTCAGTGGCCACACTGCTCTATGTGCTCCTGGGTGCTCCAGATGTGGCCCTCACCGAAGCAATGGTGGGAACCCTGCTGTCCACCACCCTTTATGTGATCGCCCTGCGCTCGTCGATGACCCTGCGCCTTGAGGATCGACGCAGCAGCGCAATGGGGGGTGCCACGGAGGGAGCCATTGAGGGATCGATCGACGCTGAAGCCGAGGTTCTGAGCCACTGGATCCAGCCCCTGCATCTGCGGCTCCGGCTGGTGCGGCAGGGTTCAGCACCCCATGGATGGCTGGAGGATCAAGGTCGCCTCACAATCGTTCAGCCATCCCTGAAGCAACGTCTCCAGAGCAGCCCGGGCTACGAGCATTGGCGCAAGAACGGCGGGGTGCTGATCCCAGCAGAGGAGCCAACACCATGA
- a CDS encoding monovalent cation/H(+) antiporter subunit G: protein MSVVLLKEAVSLLFLMAGLFLWFWGSWPLLEVRPLLDRLHKLTVSDSLGSLLMLVGLLIRRPDWWPLYGLAMLGLMLWNTIFGYVVARGVHQSRLLNAKARELGDAS from the coding sequence ATGAGTGTTGTGCTTCTGAAGGAGGCCGTGAGCCTTCTGTTTCTGATGGCGGGACTGTTCCTCTGGTTCTGGGGCAGCTGGCCTCTGCTGGAGGTGCGTCCCCTGCTCGACCGGCTGCACAAGCTCACGGTTTCCGACTCTCTGGGATCGCTGCTGATGCTGGTGGGGCTTCTGATTCGACGTCCCGACTGGTGGCCGCTCTATGGCCTGGCCATGCTGGGTTTGATGCTCTGGAACACGATCTTCGGTTACGTGGTCGCCCGGGGGGTTCACCAGAGCCGACTACTCAATGCCAAGGCGCGGGAGCTGGGTGATGCTTCCTGA
- a CDS encoding Na+/H+ antiporter subunit E, which produces MTVILSLGFRLLLWVLLTGETGRTNLLFGLLVAILLPRAHHHGERIAPLLKAVGQSLVAIPQAYGEAMALILAGGCERCDETEHRASGTATPLVVFLELLAITLTPFTLVLDLVRVEDAVEGSHHRYRIHRLRPAPRRGQAPDGERTPQ; this is translated from the coding sequence ATGACCGTGATTCTGAGCCTGGGATTCCGTTTGCTGCTGTGGGTGTTGCTCACAGGCGAAACAGGCAGAACCAACCTCCTGTTCGGTTTGCTGGTGGCGATCCTTTTACCAAGAGCGCACCACCACGGCGAACGGATCGCGCCGCTGCTCAAGGCGGTCGGGCAGAGCCTGGTCGCCATTCCCCAGGCCTATGGCGAAGCGATGGCGTTGATCCTTGCCGGTGGATGCGAACGCTGTGACGAAACAGAGCACCGTGCCAGCGGCACCGCCACACCGCTTGTCGTGTTTCTGGAACTGCTGGCGATCACGCTCACACCCTTCACCTTGGTGCTCGACCTCGTGCGCGTTGAGGATGCGGTGGAGGGATCGCACCATCGCTACAGGATCCATCGCTTGCGCCCTGCACCACGCCGGGGGCAGGCGCCGGATGGCGAGAGGACACCGCAATGA
- a CDS encoding proton-conducting transporter membrane subunit gives MTPETILVSLLTPAVVVGWLLAPYLLAFFGALVPALGELPLLLCCLATVLMALPSLLLGESISLNLIGSNGISLSIDATAAWFLLLNGVVLGATRLASRNLVGAAGPLVPAVMLGGLNTCFVVTDLISLYVALEVVGIAAFLLQLRREAPRSNWIALRYLLVASTAMTLYLIGTGLVYVRTGSFSMEAMADLELGSAQVLILLGLFSKGGLFLPGLWLPRSHAAARPEVAALHSGVVVTAGVLPLLRLMQIDPGLAPLIRWIGIASAVLGLLRALTETDLRRLLAWSTLSQMGLVALSPVAGGLMAFAHGLGKALLFLMSGGVDSTDLNTWRQRPLTARLQVPLWLGSLSIAGFPWLIGSTAKSELETALPPFWAAAVLLVSIGSVAIYARLWGAPWCAPGGSASSEGTVQAPAGGSISLLVVVLIGTSALIGLAVAPTHDGQKLAVTGLVFALGLLLDRGLQRWRPALERRWPDLESLQDLIGSLAVVGAGMLLSLHVMEGWG, from the coding sequence ATGACCCCTGAAACGATCCTGGTGTCCCTGCTCACGCCGGCTGTGGTGGTGGGCTGGCTGCTGGCGCCTTATCTGCTGGCCTTTTTCGGTGCTTTGGTGCCGGCGCTGGGAGAATTGCCTCTGCTGCTCTGCTGTCTGGCCACGGTGCTGATGGCGTTGCCGTCTCTGTTGCTGGGCGAAAGCATCAGCCTCAACCTGATCGGCAGCAACGGCATCAGCTTGAGCATCGATGCCACGGCTGCCTGGTTTCTGCTGCTCAATGGCGTGGTGCTGGGCGCCACCCGTTTGGCCAGCCGCAACCTTGTGGGAGCCGCTGGCCCCCTGGTGCCTGCCGTCATGCTCGGCGGACTGAACACCTGCTTCGTGGTGACAGACCTGATCAGTCTTTATGTCGCTCTGGAAGTGGTGGGCATCGCGGCCTTCCTGCTGCAACTGCGTCGGGAGGCGCCGCGTTCGAACTGGATCGCGCTCCGGTATCTGCTGGTCGCAAGCACGGCCATGACCCTGTACCTGATCGGTACCGGGTTGGTGTATGTGCGCACAGGCAGCTTCAGCATGGAGGCCATGGCAGACCTAGAACTGGGCAGTGCCCAGGTGCTGATTCTTCTGGGACTCTTCAGCAAGGGGGGATTGTTCCTGCCCGGGCTCTGGCTTCCTCGCAGTCATGCGGCAGCCAGGCCGGAGGTCGCCGCACTGCACTCAGGGGTGGTGGTCACTGCCGGAGTTCTGCCTCTGCTGCGACTGATGCAGATCGACCCAGGGCTGGCACCACTCATTCGCTGGATCGGCATCGCCAGCGCCGTGCTCGGCCTCTTACGGGCGCTCACCGAAACCGACCTGCGTCGACTTCTGGCCTGGAGCACGCTGTCCCAGATGGGGCTTGTGGCCCTCTCACCGGTGGCCGGAGGACTGATGGCCTTCGCGCACGGCCTCGGGAAAGCCCTGCTGTTTCTGATGAGTGGAGGCGTGGACTCCACCGACCTCAACACCTGGCGTCAGCGTCCCCTCACGGCCAGGTTGCAGGTTCCCCTCTGGCTCGGATCTCTCTCCATCGCAGGCTTCCCCTGGTTGATTGGCTCCACCGCCAAATCGGAGCTGGAGACTGCGTTGCCGCCGTTCTGGGCCGCCGCCGTGCTTCTGGTTTCGATCGGCAGTGTGGCGATCTACGCCAGGCTCTGGGGTGCTCCGTGGTGTGCCCCCGGCGGAAGCGCCAGCAGTGAAGGCACAGTGCAGGCACCTGCAGGGGGCAGCATCAGTCTGCTTGTGGTGGTGTTGATCGGTACATCGGCTCTGATCGGCCTCGCCGTTGCCCCCACCCACGACGGTCAGAAGCTGGCCGTGACCGGACTGGTGTTCGCTCTCGGTCTGCTGCTGGATCGGGGTCTGCAGCGGTGGCGACCTGCGCTGGAACGCCGCTGGCCTGATCTGGAATCACTCCAGGATCTGATCGGCAGCCTGGCTGTGGTTGGAGCGGGAATGCTGCTCAGCCTGCATGTCATGGAGGGGTGGGGATGA
- a CDS encoding cation:proton antiporter subunit C, producing the protein MATIRLLELLILLSLLSGFLGLLLRRNLYLKVLAMDVMGGSVVALFVLVAARTGLRSPILSNGETDQALAAVADPIPQAVILTAIVIGLSTQALLLVVISRLSMRDPLLDVRTFDRDDPC; encoded by the coding sequence ATGGCCACCATCCGACTCCTGGAACTGCTGATTCTGCTCAGCCTGCTGAGTGGATTTCTCGGGCTGCTGCTCCGCCGCAACCTCTACCTGAAGGTGCTGGCCATGGATGTCATGGGCGGATCGGTGGTGGCGCTCTTTGTGCTGGTGGCGGCCCGCACCGGTCTGCGCAGCCCGATTCTCTCCAACGGCGAGACCGATCAGGCCTTGGCCGCTGTCGCAGATCCGATTCCCCAGGCTGTGATCCTCACGGCGATCGTGATCGGACTCTCCACCCAAGCCCTGCTGCTGGTGGTGATCAGCCGCCTCTCCATGCGTGATCCCCTCCTGGATGTGCGCACGTTCGACAGGGACGACCCGTGTTGA
- a CDS encoding TerB family tellurite resistance protein has protein sequence MVIHPGRPLSSELRRCLAESGLSCLMTVARLRGEPSERALAGISAIRDHLLQVDCDLQQRPSLTPAAMAQAVSACDPDPEWKERILRGMTLVAMFDGNPDPQTLSLLDAAAEAFGVDARPVSTYRNVMLDRQTIVRFDIARRGFLRQAIEATVRDGGLPAFASTLKVISGHEDRAMIERFQSLRSYPSGSFGKAYADFIERNDFAFPGALGGPPPPVFRHDCCHVLGGYGTTAAEEGGVIGFQAGFERLDPFDVIMFVMAEFELGIGVSPFIPGEWRQLDPDRVFAGLEHGSHVNTDLIRDIDPWDHFSDPLEVVRDRFAIPARGRSAEYPESPSVSH, from the coding sequence ATGGTCATTCATCCCGGAAGGCCCCTCAGCTCCGAGCTTCGGCGTTGTCTGGCGGAGAGCGGATTGTCCTGCTTGATGACCGTGGCCCGCTTGCGGGGCGAACCATCGGAACGCGCCCTTGCCGGGATCTCCGCCATTCGCGACCACCTTCTGCAGGTGGACTGTGATTTGCAACAACGCCCGAGCCTCACGCCCGCGGCCATGGCGCAGGCCGTTAGTGCCTGTGATCCCGATCCCGAATGGAAAGAACGGATTCTGCGGGGGATGACGCTCGTCGCCATGTTCGACGGCAACCCTGACCCCCAGACCCTCTCCCTGCTGGATGCTGCTGCCGAGGCGTTCGGGGTCGATGCCCGACCGGTGAGCACCTACAGGAACGTGATGCTGGATCGCCAGACGATTGTTCGCTTCGACATCGCCCGACGTGGTTTTTTGCGGCAGGCCATTGAAGCCACGGTGCGTGATGGTGGGCTTCCGGCGTTTGCGTCAACCCTCAAGGTGATCAGCGGTCATGAGGACCGCGCCATGATCGAGCGCTTCCAAAGCTTGCGCAGTTATCCATCTGGCAGCTTCGGCAAGGCCTATGCCGACTTCATCGAGCGCAATGACTTCGCCTTTCCCGGAGCCTTGGGAGGACCACCACCACCGGTGTTTCGCCATGACTGCTGCCACGTGCTCGGAGGCTATGGCACAACGGCCGCCGAGGAAGGTGGGGTGATTGGCTTCCAGGCCGGTTTCGAGCGCCTGGATCCCTTCGATGTGATCATGTTTGTGATGGCCGAGTTTGAACTGGGCATCGGCGTCTCTCCGTTCATCCCGGGGGAGTGGAGACAACTGGATCCCGACAGGGTCTTCGCAGGCCTCGAGCATGGAAGTCATGTGAACACCGACCTGATTCGCGACATTGATCCCTGGGATCACTTCAGCGACCCGCTCGAGGTGGTGAGGGATCGATTTGCAATTCCTGCAAGAGGTCGAAGCGCCGAATACCCAGAGTCCCCGTCGGTCAGCCATTGA
- the budA gene encoding acetolactate decarboxylase — MTTHPDLGHTLSLRLGAGLWQALCEESRQRGESPSHLVRSLLSESLDLEHHTLYQVSTSGALVQGVYQGCVTVAEILKHGDFGLGTYDSLDGEGIMLDGVCWQARSDGSVREAPADAEAPFWVTTRFHADKTEQLSNIKGWEDLTQRLDALRDNDNLFVGLRLRGHFNSIRYRVACRAEAGTDLVSATSHQAEFQQEGVNGTLVGFWTPSYARTINVPGFHLHLLTDDRQHAGHVLDLQCDQIEVDLHREEALHLALPETPAFLKADLSGDPAAALAVAESKHS, encoded by the coding sequence ATGACAACCCATCCCGACCTCGGGCACACCCTGAGCCTGCGCCTTGGTGCAGGCCTCTGGCAGGCCCTATGCGAAGAGAGTAGGCAACGTGGCGAATCTCCATCCCACCTCGTGCGAAGCCTGCTGAGCGAATCCCTCGACCTGGAACATCACACCCTTTATCAGGTCTCCACCTCGGGCGCTCTCGTCCAGGGCGTCTACCAGGGCTGCGTCACCGTTGCCGAAATCCTGAAACATGGCGACTTCGGCCTCGGGACCTACGACAGCCTCGATGGCGAGGGCATCATGCTTGATGGAGTCTGCTGGCAAGCCCGCAGCGACGGCAGTGTGCGCGAAGCACCTGCCGATGCTGAAGCCCCGTTCTGGGTGACCACCCGCTTCCACGCAGACAAGACAGAGCAGTTGAGCAACATCAAGGGATGGGAGGACCTGACTCAGCGCCTCGATGCACTGCGCGACAACGACAACCTGTTCGTCGGTTTGCGTCTGCGTGGGCACTTCAACTCCATCCGTTACCGGGTGGCCTGTCGCGCTGAAGCAGGCACAGACCTTGTCAGCGCCACCTCCCATCAGGCCGAATTCCAGCAGGAAGGGGTGAACGGCACCCTGGTTGGGTTTTGGACCCCCAGCTATGCCCGCACGATCAACGTGCCTGGATTCCATCTGCATCTACTGACCGATGACCGGCAACACGCCGGCCACGTCCTTGACCTGCAATGCGATCAGATCGAGGTGGATCTGCATCGGGAAGAGGCCCTGCATCTGGCTCTCCCTGAAACGCCAGCATTCCTCAAGGCCGATCTCAGCGGCGATCCTGCTGCTGCCCTGGCCGTCGCTGAAAGCAAACACAGTTGA
- the alsS gene encoding acetolactate synthase AlsS — MNGAQALVKLLENHGVTHVFGIPGAKVDSMFIALLDSPIELVLCRHEQNAAFMAQAFGRLTGTIGVCLVTSGPGVTNLVTGLATATSEGDPVLAIGGEVPLDDRFKHTHQALDGVDVMRPVTKFSQSALTVHDLPEVFGNAVRAAESGRPGAVYLGLPKDVGLATLDALPPGAWGQSHSIGPAPVAALQRAAEVLNTSRKPIALLGMQASSPQLAEPLQRFLQAAAIPYCSTFQGPGRWVVPEHFAGRVGLFRNQPADKLLDEADAVITIGFDAVEFDPSLWNTGNPRPLIAADVVAPDQDQAFIPAVELIGDIGASLEALQGMLKLTVEEDFRRSAAERMAELHSTVAEGAQMGGCPVPPLRVVHDIQQVITPETILALDVGSHYIWMNRYVPAQHARQVLVSNGQQTLGVALPWAMAARLLYPDAPILSVSGDGGFLFTATELETAKRIGSRFVHLIWNSHSYNMVEFQEEAHYGRVSGVKLGDYDVVKFAECFGCRGHRIDDPDQLLPLIREGLQQDVPVLIDIPVDYSKNQRLMQDVYQDFIH, encoded by the coding sequence ATGAATGGAGCCCAGGCCCTCGTCAAATTGCTCGAGAACCACGGTGTTACCCATGTCTTCGGCATCCCAGGAGCCAAGGTCGACAGCATGTTCATCGCCCTGCTCGATTCACCGATCGAGCTGGTGCTCTGCCGTCATGAACAGAATGCCGCGTTCATGGCCCAGGCCTTCGGTCGGCTCACTGGAACAATCGGTGTGTGCCTGGTGACCTCTGGCCCCGGTGTCACCAACTTGGTGACGGGTCTGGCCACCGCCACATCGGAGGGTGATCCAGTGCTGGCCATCGGCGGTGAAGTGCCCCTCGATGACCGCTTCAAACACACCCACCAGGCACTGGACGGTGTGGATGTCATGCGTCCAGTGACGAAGTTTTCTCAATCCGCGCTCACCGTGCATGACCTGCCGGAGGTGTTCGGCAATGCGGTGCGTGCTGCGGAAAGTGGGCGCCCCGGAGCGGTGTATCTCGGTCTGCCCAAGGATGTAGGGCTGGCGACATTGGATGCACTGCCACCTGGCGCCTGGGGGCAGTCCCACTCGATTGGACCCGCCCCAGTGGCGGCATTGCAGCGGGCTGCAGAGGTCCTCAACACCAGCCGCAAGCCGATCGCTTTGCTGGGCATGCAAGCGTCTTCACCCCAGCTAGCCGAGCCCCTCCAGCGCTTTTTGCAGGCCGCCGCGATTCCGTATTGCTCCACGTTTCAGGGGCCTGGCCGCTGGGTTGTCCCCGAGCACTTCGCCGGTCGGGTGGGTCTGTTTCGCAACCAACCGGCCGACAAATTACTCGACGAAGCAGATGCCGTGATCACGATCGGCTTTGATGCCGTGGAATTTGATCCGAGCCTCTGGAACACCGGCAACCCCCGCCCCTTGATTGCCGCTGATGTGGTGGCACCAGATCAGGACCAGGCCTTCATCCCCGCAGTGGAGCTGATCGGTGACATTGGCGCCAGCCTCGAGGCTTTACAGGGGATGTTGAAGCTGACGGTGGAGGAGGACTTCCGCCGATCAGCCGCTGAGCGCATGGCGGAACTGCACAGCACCGTGGCCGAGGGGGCCCAGATGGGCGGATGCCCGGTCCCTCCCCTGAGGGTGGTGCACGACATCCAACAGGTGATTACTCCTGAAACGATTCTGGCCCTGGATGTTGGCTCCCATTACATCTGGATGAATCGCTATGTACCTGCCCAGCATGCCCGTCAGGTGCTGGTGAGCAACGGCCAGCAGACCCTCGGGGTAGCCCTGCCCTGGGCGATGGCGGCGCGGTTGCTCTATCCCGATGCTCCAATCCTCTCCGTATCAGGGGATGGCGGTTTCCTGTTCACAGCCACCGAACTGGAAACGGCCAAAAGGATCGGCAGCCGATTCGTGCATCTGATCTGGAACAGCCACTCCTACAACATGGTGGAATTCCAGGAAGAAGCCCATTACGGGCGAGTTTCCGGCGTGAAGCTCGGCGACTACGACGTTGTGAAATTCGCTGAGTGCTTCGGCTGCCGCGGCCACCGAATCGATGACCCCGACCAACTGCTTCCCCTGATCCGTGAGGGGCTGCAACAGGACGTGCCCGTGCTGATCGACATCCCGGTCGACTACTCAAAAAACCAGCGTTTGATGCAAGACGTCTACCAGGACTTCATTCACTGA
- a CDS encoding DUF2256 domain-containing protein: MTRPRDRPSKICPVCGRPFQWRRKWKDVWDDVKYCSERCRRHKKSSERMSEDSSPVP; the protein is encoded by the coding sequence ATGACCCGCCCTCGCGATCGCCCCAGCAAGATCTGTCCTGTCTGCGGGCGACCTTTCCAGTGGCGACGAAAGTGGAAGGATGTGTGGGACGACGTGAAGTACTGCTCGGAGCGCTGCAGAAGGCATAAAAAATCCTCCGAAAGGATGTCGGAGGATTCTTCGCCGGTGCCTTAA
- a CDS encoding STAS/SEC14 domain-containing protein — MTLTSSHGFTLESVDVAHGSVITVFARGRLSHQDYVDFIPQLEAAIAEQADERLRLVFDARELDGWEPQAAIDDLRLGLRHGRHVQRVALVTEARWLALLSSVVGLLMPGELRHFEDRASADAWIRA; from the coding sequence ATGACACTGACCTCCTCCCATGGCTTCACTTTGGAATCAGTAGATGTGGCTCACGGATCCGTGATCACCGTGTTTGCTAGGGGCCGCCTCAGTCATCAGGATTATGTGGATTTCATTCCGCAGCTGGAGGCCGCCATCGCGGAACAGGCAGATGAACGACTGCGACTGGTTTTCGATGCCCGAGAACTGGATGGATGGGAGCCGCAGGCTGCAATCGATGATCTACGCCTCGGCTTGCGTCATGGGCGTCATGTTCAGCGTGTGGCGCTGGTCACCGAGGCGCGCTGGCTGGCGTTGCTGAGTTCTGTTGTCGGTTTGCTGATGCCCGGTGAGTTGCGTCATTTCGAGGATCGGGCATCTGCGGATGCCTGGATTCGTGCATGA
- a CDS encoding metal ABC transporter substrate-binding protein — MIRCTIVPGLIGCCLLAACSSPRETERPRNDPDQRPRVLATFTVLADLARNVAGDRLKVESITKPGAEIHGYEFTPSDIERASRADLIVENGLGLELWAGRFTAAAGDVPSVTLTEGIQPLLIQNDAYAGRPNPHAWMSPQRTEHYVDQLVKAFSSLDPEGAPTYRANGEAYKLKLRELDGELRQALQSLPKQQRLLVTCEGAFSYLARDYGLDEAYLWPVNAESQITPRRMARLIERVQRDRVPAVFCETTVSDRAQREVARAAGSRFGGNFYVDSLSDRNGPASTLLDLQRHNVKLIREGLGTTSDPTP, encoded by the coding sequence TTGATTCGATGCACGATCGTCCCCGGATTGATCGGTTGTTGTCTGCTGGCGGCTTGTTCATCGCCTCGTGAAACGGAGCGACCTCGCAACGACCCGGATCAGCGCCCCCGGGTTCTCGCCACCTTCACCGTGCTGGCTGATCTGGCCAGAAACGTGGCGGGTGATCGCTTGAAGGTGGAATCAATCACCAAGCCTGGCGCAGAGATTCATGGCTATGAATTCACGCCCAGTGACATCGAACGGGCCTCGCGCGCTGATCTGATTGTGGAGAACGGGTTGGGCCTGGAGCTCTGGGCGGGGCGTTTCACGGCTGCGGCCGGCGATGTTCCCTCGGTCACGCTCACGGAAGGGATTCAGCCTCTCTTGATCCAGAACGATGCCTATGCCGGCCGGCCCAATCCCCATGCCTGGATGTCGCCGCAGCGCACCGAGCACTATGTGGACCAACTCGTGAAAGCCTTTTCCTCTCTTGATCCAGAGGGGGCGCCGACCTACCGGGCGAATGGAGAGGCGTACAAGCTCAAACTGCGAGAGCTGGATGGCGAACTTCGTCAGGCCTTGCAATCACTTCCGAAGCAACAGCGCCTGCTGGTGACCTGTGAGGGGGCCTTCAGTTATCTGGCACGCGACTACGGACTGGATGAGGCCTATCTATGGCCTGTTAATGCTGAAAGTCAGATCACGCCGCGTCGCATGGCCCGGCTGATTGAACGCGTCCAACGGGACCGGGTTCCGGCTGTGTTCTGTGAGACCACGGTCAGTGATCGAGCCCAACGGGAGGTGGCCCGTGCCGCTGGCAGCCGTTTCGGTGGCAATTTTTACGTGGATTCCTTGTCGGATCGCAACGGTCCTGCCTCCACCCTTCTCGATCTGCAGCGCCACAATGTGAAACTCATCCGAGAAGGGCTGGGGACTACCTCCGATCCAACGCCATGA
- a CDS encoding metal ABC transporter ATP-binding protein: MRIAAEQLCVDYNGTVALYDASLKLPSGCICGLVGMNGAGKSTLFKALTGFIRPSRGRIRINGCSIAEAQRQQSVAYVPQSEEVDCQFPVSVWDVVMMGRYGSMNALRIPRSSDRVAVRDALERVDLLELSRRPIGTLSGGQRKRAFLARAIAQRADVLLLDEPFNGVDVRTEKLMADLFLQFRREGCTILISTHDLTHVRDFCDLVVLINKTVLAYGETSEVFTPENLSLTFGGLPPDLLTGNSSP, translated from the coding sequence ATGCGCATCGCTGCTGAGCAGCTCTGTGTGGACTACAACGGCACGGTGGCGTTGTACGACGCCTCGCTGAAGCTTCCATCCGGATGCATCTGCGGGCTTGTGGGCATGAATGGTGCAGGCAAGTCCACGCTGTTCAAGGCTTTGACGGGGTTCATCCGCCCATCGCGAGGACGAATCCGGATCAACGGCTGCAGCATCGCTGAGGCCCAGCGCCAGCAGTCCGTGGCCTATGTGCCCCAGAGCGAAGAGGTGGACTGCCAATTCCCAGTGTCGGTCTGGGATGTGGTGATGATGGGGCGCTACGGATCGATGAATGCTCTGCGGATTCCCCGGAGTTCCGATCGGGTGGCCGTCCGTGATGCTCTTGAACGGGTTGACCTTTTGGAGCTGAGCCGTCGTCCGATCGGCACGCTCTCCGGTGGTCAGCGCAAACGTGCCTTCCTGGCCCGCGCCATCGCTCAGCGCGCTGACGTGCTGCTTCTCGACGAACCATTCAACGGCGTGGATGTGCGTACCGAGAAATTGATGGCTGACCTGTTTCTGCAGTTCCGCCGAGAGGGATGCACGATTCTGATCTCCACGCACGACCTCACCCACGTGCGTGATTTCTGTGATCTCGTGGTGCTCATCAACAAAACCGTGCTGGCCTATGGCGAAACATCGGAAGTGTTCACACCCGAAAATCTGTCTTTGACCTTCGGTGGCTTGCCCCCTGACCTGCTCACCGGGAACAGCTCTCCCTGA